A genome region from Hippopotamus amphibius kiboko isolate mHipAmp2 chromosome 1, mHipAmp2.hap2, whole genome shotgun sequence includes the following:
- the GPR3 gene encoding G-protein coupled receptor 3: MMWGAGSPLAWLSAGPGNMNMSSVGSTEGPTGPATPLPSPRAWDVVLCISGTLVSCENALVVAIIVGTPAFRAPMFLLVGSLAVADLLAGLGLVMHFAAVFCIGSAEMSLVLVGVLAMAFTASIGSLLAITVDRYLSLYNALTYYSETTVTRTYVMLALVWGGALGLGLLPVLAWNCLDAQATCGVVYPLSKNHLVVLAVAFFMVFGIMLQLYAQICRIVCRHAQQIALQRHLLPASHYVATRKGIATLAVVLGAFAACWLPFTVYCLLGDAHSPPLYTYLTLLPATYNSMINPIIYAFRNQDVQKVLWAVCCCCSSSKIPFRSRSPSDV, translated from the coding sequence ATGATGTGGGGTGCAGGCAGCCCCCTGGCCTGGCTCTCTGCTGGCCCAGGAAACATGAACATGAGCAGCGTGGGCTCAACAGAGGGGCCCACAGGCCCAGCCACACCACTGCCCTCACCTAGGGCCTGGGATGTAGTGCTGTGCATCTCGGGTACCCTTGTGTCCTGTGAGAACGCGCTCGTGGTGGCCATCATCGTGGGCACGCCTGCCTTCCGTGCCCCTATGTTCCTGCTGGTGGGCAGCCTGGCTGTGGCAGACCTGTTGGCAGGCCTGGGCCTGGTCATGCACTTTGCTGCTGTCTTCTGCATTGGATCGGCAGAGATGAGCCTGGTGCTGGTCGGCGTGCTGGCCATGGCCTTTACTGCCAGCATCGGCAGCCTACTGGCCATCACCGTTGATCGCTACCTTTCTCTGTACAATGCCCTCACCTACTACTCAGAGACAACAGTGACGCGGACCTATGTGATGCTGGCCCTAGTGTGGGGGGGTGCGTTGGGCCTGGGGCTGCTGCCTGTGCTGGCCTGGAACTGCCTGGATGCCCAGGCCACGTGTGGTGTGGTATATCCACTCTCCAAGAACCATCTGGTGGTCCTGGCCGTTGCCTTCTTCATGGTGTTTGGCATCATGCTGCAGCTCTATGCCCAGATCTGTCGCATCGTCTGCCGCCATGCCCAGCAGATTGCCCTCCAGCGGCACCTGCTGCCTGCCTCCCACTACGTGGCCACCCGAAAGGGCATCGCCACCCTGGCCGTGGTGCTTGGCGCCTTTGCCGCCTGCTGGCTGCCCTTCACCGTCTACTGCCTATTGGGCGATGCCCACTCCCCGCCCCTCTACACCTATCTCACCCTGCTCCCTGCCACCTACAACTCCATGATCAACCCCATCATCTACGCCTTCCGCAACCAGGATGTGCAGAAGGTGCTGTGGGCTGTCTGCTGCTGCTGTTCCTCTTCCAAGATCCCCTTCCGATCCCGTTCCCCCAGTGATGTCTAG